The Montipora capricornis isolate CH-2021 chromosome 3, ASM3666992v2, whole genome shotgun sequence genome window below encodes:
- the LOC138042101 gene encoding uncharacterized protein isoform X1: MVLVETIPDTLGLGKEIQMVIQLNFSISLAHIDKMRDGKGGLSTACHRGDTFVCTKDSYICSIHFVGGNGPTKEYPDPISAIASKEKVKRLNRKRKASDEREADKERSKKICLERSAAKTLLTLHLHTGKSIEEHEAAGTLLDLSLESVVSAKEAEIEGLQEMEEQIIEHFPEPLPDDEPIDSHVDRDTQTDKKMLRECGTQTSGTDKLMKMLFMMKVMDPQKTYHYTGMSKECLELIYGEVKEKSQRMNVWKGSRKTKTGKLQDRKELAKLTTKEQFVFTLVRLRRNPSLEMLCDIFGITTGTGSRIFITWILFLEKELLFLLPFSTKEELREISKPNCFKKDCLKNLRAIIDCTEFYIEKPGKPSSQRSTYSQYKSSNTFKLLISMSPILHFNFVSKLYSGSISDKEIVSASGFLKNLNPGDVVMADKGFNIQDLLALHDTVLIAPPMMRKNNVSARASTATRRVATSRVHIERMIRQLKLFNFLRGVIPLTCKPCISSAIKVCAILVNLQPSIIKEK; this comes from the exons ATGGTACTTGTAGAAACGATTCCCGATACCCTCGGTCttggaaaagaaattcaaatggtGATCCAGTTAAATTTTTCCATTTCCCTGGCGCACATAGACAAAATGAGAGACGGCAAAGGTGGATTAAGTACTGCATGTCATCGCGGTGACACGTTCGTTTGTACTAAGGACAGTTATATTTGCAGTATACACTTTGTTGGTGGAAATGGTCCAACAAAAGAGTATCCTGATCCAATATCAGCTATTGCCAGTAAAGAAAAG GTGAAGCGGCTCAATCGCAAACGAAAAGCATCTGATGAACGGGAAGCAGACAAAGAGAGAAGCAAGAAAATTTGTCTGGAACGATCTGCGGCGAAAACCCTATTGACCCTTCATCTACATACTGGTAAATCAATCGAGGAACACGAAGCTGCCGGGACCCTGTTAGATCTGTCCTTAGAGTCAGTTGTAAGTGCAAAAGAGGCTGAAATCGAAGGCTTACAAGAAATGGAGGAGCAGATCATCGAGCATTTTCCGGAACCATTACCTGATGATGAACCAATCGACTCCCACGTTGACCGCGACACACAAACTGATAAAAAAATGTTGAGAGAATGCGGCACGCAA ACTTCAGGCACTGACAAACTGATGAAGATGTTATTTATGATGAAAGTAATGGACCCACAGAAAACCTACCACTACACAG GTATGAGTAAGGAATGTCTTGAGCTGATTTACGGTGAAGTCAAAGAAAAAAGTCAGCGCATGAACGTATGGAAAGGTTCACGAAAAACAAAGACAGGAAAGCTCCAGGATAG GAAAGAGCTGGCCAAGCTTACAACCAAAGAACAATTTGTGTTTACTCTTGTGAGACTAAGAAGGAACCCAAGTCTTGAAATGCTGTGTGATATCTTCGGCATTACTACAGGCACTGGAAGCAGAATATTTATAACTTGGattttatttcttgaaaaggagttgttgtttcttttacctttttcaACAAAGGAGGAATTGAGAGAAATATCCAAACCAAATTGCTTCAAAAAGGATTGTCTTAAAAATCTGAGAGCAATCATAGATTGTACAGAATTCTATATTGAAAAACCAGGTAAACCTTCAAGCCAAAGATCTACCTACAGTCAATACAAGTCCTCAAATACCTTTAAGTTACTTATTTCAATGTCTcctattttgcattttaattttgtctCGAAATTGTATAGTGGAAGTATTAGTGACAAGGAGATTGTAAGTGCCAGTGGTTTCCTTAAAAACCTGAACCCAGGAGATGTTGTAATGGCTGATAAGGGCTTTAACATTCAAGATCTTTTAGCTCTACATGACACTGTACTAATTGCACCCCCAATGATGCGCAAGAACAATGTATCTGCACGAGCATCAACTGCCACAAGACGAGTGGCAACATCCAGGGTTCATATTGAGCGTATGATCAGGCAACTGAAATTGTTTAACTTCCTAAGAGGAGTTATTCCTCTTACATGTAAACCATGTATTAGTTCTGCCATTAAGGTCTGTGCAATACTGGTAAATTTACAACCatcaataataaaagaaaaataa
- the LOC138042101 gene encoding uncharacterized protein isoform X4, translating to MVLVETIPDTLGLGKEIQMVIQLNFSISLAHIDKMRDGKGGLSTACHRGDTFVCTKDSYICSIHFVGGNGPTKEYPDPISAIASKEKVKRLNRKRKASDEREADKERSKKICLERSAAKTLLTLHLHTGKSIEEHEAAGTLLDLSLESVVSAKEAEIEGLQEMEEQIIEHFPEPLPDDEPIDSHVDRDTQTDKKMLRECGTQTSGTDKLMKMLFMMKVMDPQKTYHYTGMSKECLELIYGEVKEKSQRMNVWKGSRKTKTGKLQDRTGKSWPSLQPKNNLCLLL from the exons ATGGTACTTGTAGAAACGATTCCCGATACCCTCGGTCttggaaaagaaattcaaatggtGATCCAGTTAAATTTTTCCATTTCCCTGGCGCACATAGACAAAATGAGAGACGGCAAAGGTGGATTAAGTACTGCATGTCATCGCGGTGACACGTTCGTTTGTACTAAGGACAGTTATATTTGCAGTATACACTTTGTTGGTGGAAATGGTCCAACAAAAGAGTATCCTGATCCAATATCAGCTATTGCCAGTAAAGAAAAG GTGAAGCGGCTCAATCGCAAACGAAAAGCATCTGATGAACGGGAAGCAGACAAAGAGAGAAGCAAGAAAATTTGTCTGGAACGATCTGCGGCGAAAACCCTATTGACCCTTCATCTACATACTGGTAAATCAATCGAGGAACACGAAGCTGCCGGGACCCTGTTAGATCTGTCCTTAGAGTCAGTTGTAAGTGCAAAAGAGGCTGAAATCGAAGGCTTACAAGAAATGGAGGAGCAGATCATCGAGCATTTTCCGGAACCATTACCTGATGATGAACCAATCGACTCCCACGTTGACCGCGACACACAAACTGATAAAAAAATGTTGAGAGAATGCGGCACGCAA ACTTCAGGCACTGACAAACTGATGAAGATGTTATTTATGATGAAAGTAATGGACCCACAGAAAACCTACCACTACACAG GTATGAGTAAGGAATGTCTTGAGCTGATTTACGGTGAAGTCAAAGAAAAAAGTCAGCGCATGAACGTATGGAAAGGTTCACGAAAAACAAAGACAGGAAAGCTCCAGGATAG AACAGGAAAGAGCTGGCCAAGCTTACAACCAAAGAACAATTTGTGTTTACTCTTGTGA
- the LOC138042101 gene encoding uncharacterized protein isoform X3 produces the protein MVLVETIPDTLGLGKEIQMVIQLNFSISLAHIDKMRDGKGGLSTACHRGDTFVCTKDSYICSIHFVGGNGPTKEYPDPISAIASKEKVKRLNRKRKASDEREADKERSKKICLERSAAKTLLTLHLHTGKSIEEHEAAGTLLDLSLESVVSAKEAEIEGLQEMEEQIIEHFPEPLPDDEPIDSHVDRDTQTDKKMLRECGTQTSGTDKLMKMLFMMKVMDPQKTYHYTGMSKECLELIYGEVKEKSQRMNVWKGSRKTKTGKLQDRYMKERAGQAYNQRTICVYSCETKKEPKS, from the exons ATGGTACTTGTAGAAACGATTCCCGATACCCTCGGTCttggaaaagaaattcaaatggtGATCCAGTTAAATTTTTCCATTTCCCTGGCGCACATAGACAAAATGAGAGACGGCAAAGGTGGATTAAGTACTGCATGTCATCGCGGTGACACGTTCGTTTGTACTAAGGACAGTTATATTTGCAGTATACACTTTGTTGGTGGAAATGGTCCAACAAAAGAGTATCCTGATCCAATATCAGCTATTGCCAGTAAAGAAAAG GTGAAGCGGCTCAATCGCAAACGAAAAGCATCTGATGAACGGGAAGCAGACAAAGAGAGAAGCAAGAAAATTTGTCTGGAACGATCTGCGGCGAAAACCCTATTGACCCTTCATCTACATACTGGTAAATCAATCGAGGAACACGAAGCTGCCGGGACCCTGTTAGATCTGTCCTTAGAGTCAGTTGTAAGTGCAAAAGAGGCTGAAATCGAAGGCTTACAAGAAATGGAGGAGCAGATCATCGAGCATTTTCCGGAACCATTACCTGATGATGAACCAATCGACTCCCACGTTGACCGCGACACACAAACTGATAAAAAAATGTTGAGAGAATGCGGCACGCAA ACTTCAGGCACTGACAAACTGATGAAGATGTTATTTATGATGAAAGTAATGGACCCACAGAAAACCTACCACTACACAG GTATGAGTAAGGAATGTCTTGAGCTGATTTACGGTGAAGTCAAAGAAAAAAGTCAGCGCATGAACGTATGGAAAGGTTCACGAAAAACAAAGACAGGAAAGCTCCAGGATAGGTACATGAAG GAAAGAGCTGGCCAAGCTTACAACCAAAGAACAATTTGTGTTTACTCTTGTGAGACTAAGAAGGAACCCAAGTCTTGA
- the LOC138042101 gene encoding uncharacterized protein isoform X2: MVLVETIPDTLGLGKEIQMVIQLNFSISLAHIDKMRDGKGGLSTACHRGDTFVCTKDSYICSIHFVGGNGPTKEYPDPISAIASKEKVKRLNRKRKASDEREADKERSKKICLERSAAKTLLTLHLHTGKSIEEHEAAGTLLDLSLESVVSAKEAEIEGLQEMEEQIIEHFPEPLPDDEPIDSHVDRDTQTDKKMLRECGTQTSGTDKLMKMLFMMKVMDPQKTYHYTGMSKECLELIYGEVKEKSQRMNVWKGSRKTKTGKLQDRYMKNRKELAKLTTKEQFVFTLVRLRRNPSLEMLCDIFGITTGTGSRIFITWILFLEKELLFLLPFSTKEELREISKPNCFKKDCLKNLRAIIDCTEFYIEKPGKPSSQRSTYSQYKSSNTFKLLISMSPILHFNFVSKLYSGSISDKEIVSASGFLKNLNPGDVVMADKGFNIQDLLALHDTVLIAPPMMRKNNVSARASTATRRVATSRVHIERMIRQLKLFNFLRGVIPLTCKPCISSAIKVCAILVNLQPSIIKEK, from the exons ATGGTACTTGTAGAAACGATTCCCGATACCCTCGGTCttggaaaagaaattcaaatggtGATCCAGTTAAATTTTTCCATTTCCCTGGCGCACATAGACAAAATGAGAGACGGCAAAGGTGGATTAAGTACTGCATGTCATCGCGGTGACACGTTCGTTTGTACTAAGGACAGTTATATTTGCAGTATACACTTTGTTGGTGGAAATGGTCCAACAAAAGAGTATCCTGATCCAATATCAGCTATTGCCAGTAAAGAAAAG GTGAAGCGGCTCAATCGCAAACGAAAAGCATCTGATGAACGGGAAGCAGACAAAGAGAGAAGCAAGAAAATTTGTCTGGAACGATCTGCGGCGAAAACCCTATTGACCCTTCATCTACATACTGGTAAATCAATCGAGGAACACGAAGCTGCCGGGACCCTGTTAGATCTGTCCTTAGAGTCAGTTGTAAGTGCAAAAGAGGCTGAAATCGAAGGCTTACAAGAAATGGAGGAGCAGATCATCGAGCATTTTCCGGAACCATTACCTGATGATGAACCAATCGACTCCCACGTTGACCGCGACACACAAACTGATAAAAAAATGTTGAGAGAATGCGGCACGCAA ACTTCAGGCACTGACAAACTGATGAAGATGTTATTTATGATGAAAGTAATGGACCCACAGAAAACCTACCACTACACAG GTATGAGTAAGGAATGTCTTGAGCTGATTTACGGTGAAGTCAAAGAAAAAAGTCAGCGCATGAACGTATGGAAAGGTTCACGAAAAACAAAGACAGGAAAGCTCCAGGATAGGTACATGAAG AACAGGAAAGAGCTGGCCAAGCTTACAACCAAAGAACAATTTGTGTTTACTCTTGTGAGACTAAGAAGGAACCCAAGTCTTGAAATGCTGTGTGATATCTTCGGCATTACTACAGGCACTGGAAGCAGAATATTTATAACTTGGattttatttcttgaaaaggagttgttgtttcttttacctttttcaACAAAGGAGGAATTGAGAGAAATATCCAAACCAAATTGCTTCAAAAAGGATTGTCTTAAAAATCTGAGAGCAATCATAGATTGTACAGAATTCTATATTGAAAAACCAGGTAAACCTTCAAGCCAAAGATCTACCTACAGTCAATACAAGTCCTCAAATACCTTTAAGTTACTTATTTCAATGTCTcctattttgcattttaattttgtctCGAAATTGTATAGTGGAAGTATTAGTGACAAGGAGATTGTAAGTGCCAGTGGTTTCCTTAAAAACCTGAACCCAGGAGATGTTGTAATGGCTGATAAGGGCTTTAACATTCAAGATCTTTTAGCTCTACATGACACTGTACTAATTGCACCCCCAATGATGCGCAAGAACAATGTATCTGCACGAGCATCAACTGCCACAAGACGAGTGGCAACATCCAGGGTTCATATTGAGCGTATGATCAGGCAACTGAAATTGTTTAACTTCCTAAGAGGAGTTATTCCTCTTACATGTAAACCATGTATTAGTTCTGCCATTAAGGTCTGTGCAATACTGGTAAATTTACAACCatcaataataaaagaaaaataa